One Microcebus murinus isolate Inina chromosome 7, M.murinus_Inina_mat1.0, whole genome shotgun sequence genomic region harbors:
- the ANPEP gene encoding aminopeptidase N, producing MAKGFYISKSLGILGILLGLAALSTIIALSVVYVQEKNRNAQSPTAVPGGSTAAPGGSTAGPGGSTTSPRSPTPDPDKPWNLYRLPKTLVPDSYKVTLRPYLTPNSNGMYVFRGSSTVRFTCKEATNVIIIHSKKLNYTLTQGQRVVLRGVGGSQPPEIDSTELVEPTEYLVVHLKGSLAANSQYEMDSEFEGELADDLAGFYRSEYMEGDVKKVVATTQMQAADARKSFPCFDEPAMKATFNITLIHPSDLTALSNMRPKGPSVPLEGDPTWSVTEFESTPRMSTYLLAYIVSEFKNVEQQAPNGVLIRIWARPSAIDEGHGGYALNVTGPILNFFAGHYNTPYPLDKSDQIGLPDFNAGAMENWGLVTYRENSLLFDPKSSSIANKERVVTVIAHELAHQWFGNLVTVEWWNDLWLNEGFASYVEYLGANYAEPSWNVKDLIVLSDIYRVMAVDALASSHPLSTPASEVNTPAQISELFDTITYSKGAAVLRMLSTFLTEDLFKEGLASYLHTFAYGNTVYLDLWEHLQKAVDNQTSINLPTTVRTIMDRWILQMGFPVITVNTKTGNISQEHFLLDPESNVTRPSDFNYLWIVPISSLRNGNEQEGYWLEGTQTAQNALFQTTANDWVLLNINVTGYYQVNYDEDNWKKIQTQLQTNPSVIPVINRAQVINDAFNLASAQRVPVTLALDNTLFLLRETEYMPWEAALSSLNYFKLMFDRSEVYGPMKNYLKKQVTPLFYHFGNVTNNWRDIPDKLMDQYCEVNAISTACSNGLAECEQLVSGLFKQWMENPSNNPIHPNLRSTVYCNAIALGGEEEWNFAWEQFRNATLVNEADKLRAALACSREVWILNRYLSYTLNPNLIRKQDATSTIISIASNVVGQTLVWEFVQANWKKLFEDYGGGSFSFSNLIQGVTRRFSTEFELQQLQQFKEDNQDTGFGSGTRALEQALEKTKANIKWVKENKETVLTWFTENSK from the exons ATGGCCAAGGGCTTCTACATTTCCAAGTCCCTGGGCATCCTGGGCATCCTCCTGGGCCTGGCGGCCCTGAGCACCATCATCGCCCTGTCCGTCGTGTACGTGCAGGAGAAGAACAGGAACGCTCAGAGCCCCACGGCAGTCCCCGGGGGCTCCACGGCAGCTCCCGGGGGCTCCACGGCAGGCCCCGGGGGCTCCACGACGTCCCCCCggagccccaccccagacccagacAAACCGTGGAACCTCTACCGCCTGCCCAAGACGCTGGTGCCCGACTCCTACAAGGTGACGCTGAGGCCCTACCTCACCCCCAACAGCAACGGCATGTATGTCTTCAGGGGCTCAAGCACCGTCCGCTTCACCTGCAAGGAGGCCACCAACGTCATCATCATCCACAGCAAAAAGCTCAACTATACCCTCACCCAGGGGCAAAGGGTGGTCCTGCGGGGCGTGGGGGGCTCCCAGCCCCCTGAAATCGACAGCACCGAGCTGGTGGAGCCCACCGAGTACCTGGTGGTGCACCTCAAGGGCTCCCTGGCGGCAAACAGCCAGTACGAGATGGACAGCGAGTTCGAGGGGGAGCTGGCGGACGACCTGGCCGGCTTCTACCGCAGCGAGTACATGGAGGGCGACGTCAAAAA GGTGGTGGCCACCACACAGATGCAGGCTGCAGACGCCCGGAAATCCTTTCCGTGCTTTGATGAACCGGCCATGAAGGCCACGTTTAACATCACGCTCATCCACCCCTCGGACCTCACGGCTCTGTCCAACATGCGTCCCAAAG GCCCCAGCGTCCCGCTTGAGGGAGACCCCACCTGGAGTGTCACCGAGTTCGAGTCCACGCCCAGGATGTCCACATACCTTCTGGCCTATATCGTGAGCGAGTTCAAGAACGTGGAGCAGCAGGCACCCAATGGCGTCTTG ATCCGGATCTGGGCCCGGCCCAGTGCCATTGATGAGGGCCATGGCGGTTATGCCCTGAACGTGACAGGCCCCATCCTCAACTTCTTTGCCGGGCATTATAACACACCCTACCCGCTCGACAAATCCG ACCAGATCGGCCTGCCTGACTTCAACGCCGGCGCCATGGAGAACTGGGGGCTGGTGACCTACCGGGAGAACTCCCTGCTGTTCGACCCGAAGTCGTCCTCCATTGCCAACAAGGAGCGGGTGGTCACTGTCATTGCTCACGAGCTGGCCCACCAG TGGTTCGGGAACCTGGTGACGGTGGAGTGGTGGAACGACCTGTGGCTAAACGAGGGCTTTGCCTCCTACGTGGAGTACCTGGGTGCCAACTACGCAGAGCCCTCCTGGAACGTG AAAGACCTCATAGTGCTGAGTGATATTTACCGTGTGATGGCCGTGGACGCActggcctcctcccaccccctgtcCACTCCCGCCTCGGAGGTCAACACGCCAGCCCAGATCAGCGAGCTGTTCGATACCATCACCTACAGCAAG ggcgcCGCGGTGCTCAGGATGCTGTCCACCTTCCTGACCGAGGACCTGTTCAAGGAGGGCCTGGCG TCCTACCTCCACACCTTTGCCTACGGGAACACCGTCTACCTGGACCTGTGGGAGCACCTGCAGAAG GCTGTGGACAACCAGACATCCATCAACCTCCCCACCACCGTGCGCACCATCATGGACCGCTGGATCCTGCAGATGGGCTTCCCAGTCATCACTGTGAACACCAAGACTGGGAACATCTCCCAGGAGCACTTCCTCCTCGACCCCGAGTCCAACGTGACCCGCCCCTCGGATTTTAA CTACCTGTGGATCGTGCCCATCTCGTCCCTCAGGAATGGCAATGAGCAGGAGGGCTACTGGCTGGAGGGCACCCAGACAG CCCAGAACGCCCTGTTCCAAACGACCGCCAACGACTGGGTCCTGCTGAACATCAACGTGACAGGCTATTACCAGGTGAACTATGACGAAGACAACTGGAAGAAGATTCAGACTCAGCTGCAGACAAACCCGTCG GTCATCCCTGTCATCAATCGGGCGCAGGTGATCAACGACGCCTTCAACCTGGCCAG TGCCCAAAGGGTCCCTGTCACTCTGGCGCTGGACAACACCCTCTTCCTGCTCAGAGAGACAGAGTACATGCCCTGGGAGGCCGCCCTGAGCAGCCTGAACTACTTCAAGCTCATGTTCGACCGCTCCGAGGTCTACGGCCCCATGAAG AACTACCTGAAGAAGCAGGTCACGCCCCTCTTTTACCACTTCGGAAATGTCACCAACAACTGGAGGGACATCCCGGACAAGCTGATGGACCA GTACTGCGAGGTTAACGCCATCAGCACCGCCTGCTCCAACGGGCTTGCCGAGTGTGAGCAGCTGGTCTCCGGCCTTTTCAAGCAGTGGATGGAGAACCCCAGTAATAACCC gatcCACCCCAACCTGCGGTCCACCGTGTACTGCAACGCCATCGCCCTGGGCGGCGAGGAGGAGTGGAACTTCGCCTGGGAGCAGTTCCGAAACGCCACGCTGGTGAACGAGGCTGACAAACTCCGGGCAGCCCTGGCCTGCAGCAGGGAGGTGTGGATCCTCAACAG GTACCTGAGTTACACCCTGAACCCCAACTTGATCCGGAAGCAGGACGCCACCTCCACCATCATCAGCATTGCCAGCAATGTCGTCGGGCAGACTCTGGTGTGGGAATTTGTGCAGGCCAACTGGAAGAAGCTCTTTGAGGA TTATGGCGGCggctccttctccttctccaacCTCATCCAGGGAGTGACCCGACGGTTCTCCACCGAGTTTGAGCTGCAACAG CTGCAACAGTTCAAGGAGGACAACCAGGACACAGGCTTCGGCTCGGGCACCCGGGCGCTGGAGCAAGCCCTGGAGAAGACGAAAGCCAACATCAAGTGGGTGAAGGAGAACAAGGAGACAGTGCTCACGTGGTTCACAGAAAACAGCAAATAG